In Rubrobacter radiotolerans DSM 5868, a genomic segment contains:
- a CDS encoding universal stress protein codes for MSGLCEKVLLATDGSGCADLAARLAARICAGVGAELHVVCVGEIPLVHPEEGVGQLALYRESEEKARATLAEQVARIKAGDDEVEVSGTHLSMGRPDVEIVRLAEELDADLVAIGGTGADSLRRSLMGSVSEAVTLHAHCSVLVARDGTGEED; via the coding sequence AGAAGGTCCTGCTTGCGACCGACGGCTCCGGGTGCGCGGACCTCGCGGCGCGGCTCGCGGCGCGAATCTGCGCCGGAGTCGGGGCGGAGCTTCACGTCGTCTGCGTCGGGGAGATCCCGCTCGTACATCCCGAAGAGGGGGTCGGGCAGCTCGCGCTCTACCGCGAGAGCGAGGAGAAGGCCCGCGCCACGCTCGCGGAGCAGGTCGCAAGGATAAAGGCCGGCGACGACGAGGTCGAGGTCTCCGGGACGCATCTGAGCATGGGTCGCCCGGACGTGGAGATCGTCCGCCTCGCCGAGGAGCTCGACGCCGACCTCGTGGCGATCGGCGGCACCGGAGCCGACAGCCTCCGGCGCTCGCTGATGGGGAGCGTCTCCGAGGCCGTTACCCTGCACGCTCACTGCTCCGTGCTCGTCGCGCGCGATGGGACCGGGGAAGAGGACTAG